In one Nitrososphaera viennensis EN76 genomic region, the following are encoded:
- a CDS encoding TRAM domain-containing protein produces the protein MSYGERRGGGGGFERRGFGGPKPVEEGKEYDVEVTEVSRQGDGIARIQGFVIFVKGAKVGDKCKVKIKSVGPRFATAEKV, from the coding sequence ATGAGCTACGGAGAAAGAAGGGGCGGCGGAGGCGGCTTTGAAAGGCGCGGCTTCGGTGGCCCGAAACCAGTTGAAGAAGGCAAAGAGTACGACGTTGAGGTGACAGAAGTCAGTCGACAAGGCGACGGTATTGCAAGGATCCAAGGCTTTGTGATATTCGTCAAAGGCGCCAAGGTGGGCGACAAGTGCAAAGTCAAGATTAAAAGTGTTGGTCCAAGGTTCGCCACGGCAGAAAAAGTCTAA
- a CDS encoding DUF6788 family protein: MIKEEKVLAEQIKQVQKEVDELSVQYGGSIQVRFIRCGSPNCYCARTKKGHGPYYYLERRVSARKVEMIYLGKEKADVNHYNNYHCKMSNLKKRLRAMKKKHQQLCGAITGITQLVKTDFE, translated from the coding sequence ATGATTAAGGAAGAAAAAGTTCTTGCAGAGCAGATCAAGCAGGTGCAGAAAGAGGTCGACGAGCTGTCTGTGCAATATGGCGGCTCGATACAGGTGCGGTTTATCAGGTGCGGAAGTCCAAACTGTTACTGCGCAAGGACAAAGAAAGGGCATGGGCCATACTATTACCTTGAGAGAAGGGTTTCTGCTAGAAAGGTCGAGATGATATACTTGGGTAAGGAAAAGGCTGATGTAAACCACTACAACAACTACCATTGCAAGATGAGCAATTTGAAAAAGAGGTTGAGGGCCATGAAGAAAAAGCATCAGCAATTGTGCGGAGCGATAACGGGTATTACACAGCTTGTAAAGACAGATTTTGAATGA
- a CDS encoding A24 family peptidase, with the protein MLLSILFVREILCLAMLSIGSYYDLKTREVNDRLWMVFGGAGLVLYAWEYASGVTADVQMILVSVSLTAAIAIALYRYGFFGGADAKALVAVSVILPVYHLLMSSFYVHPLTGITVLTNAVLFALVVPLYNALSNLIKVARGERIFEGFDEPTWKKILACFVGTPSSRPIRHHLVIECSAGEGKKRFSFRLNCDEDDSDSKGSCCAESSVGGRTWLSQNLPFLVFILAGFLVTMLFGDMLLLMLQHQ; encoded by the coding sequence TTGTTGCTGTCCATTCTCTTTGTAAGAGAAATCCTGTGCCTTGCAATGCTCTCTATCGGGTCCTATTACGATCTCAAAACAAGAGAGGTCAACGATAGATTATGGATGGTTTTTGGCGGCGCAGGGTTGGTTCTCTATGCATGGGAATACGCGTCTGGAGTAACGGCCGACGTGCAGATGATTCTGGTCTCTGTATCTCTGACTGCTGCGATTGCAATCGCTCTGTACAGGTATGGTTTCTTTGGCGGCGCAGATGCTAAAGCGCTTGTGGCCGTTTCCGTGATTCTGCCTGTTTATCATCTGTTGATGTCTTCCTTCTATGTGCATCCGCTAACAGGGATAACGGTACTGACAAATGCTGTGCTCTTTGCTCTGGTGGTGCCTCTGTACAATGCACTGAGCAACCTGATAAAGGTGGCAAGGGGGGAGAGGATTTTCGAAGGTTTTGACGAGCCCACGTGGAAAAAGATACTGGCATGCTTTGTAGGCACTCCGTCGAGTAGGCCGATACGTCATCATTTGGTGATCGAGTGCTCGGCAGGTGAAGGGAAAAAGAGGTTTTCTTTCCGCTTAAACTGTGATGAAGATGATAGCGACAGCAAAGGGTCCTGCTGTGCCGAGTCTTCTGTAGGCGGTCGGACATGGCTGTCCCAGAACCTGCCGTTCTTGGTATTCATTCTCGCAGGATTTCTTGTTACGATGCTATTTGGAGACATGCTGCTGTTGATGCTACAGCACCAATGA